In a genomic window of Periophthalmus magnuspinnatus isolate fPerMag1 chromosome 3, fPerMag1.2.pri, whole genome shotgun sequence:
- the prtga gene encoding protogenin A, with product MAPLKRILNQRLVFYIVILPISGILCFSELFFVKEPQDVIIMRKESVILDCQVRGEAPIDVQWLKNGLKLVESERVYLLSNGSLFISEVENRRGDKSDEGFYQCLAQNKYGAILSQKARVTIASISAFAIQPTSIVVTEGSVARFSCKISAHPPPIITWEFNRVTLPLTTERITVLPSGVLQIYGVQQMDTGNYRCIATNIASRRRSVEATLTVTPAPSPQLPQRPRIITGPQNISVAVHQNAILECMATGNPRPIISWSRADSKSIDVYNTKVLGNGNLMISDIKPQHEGVYLCRATTPGTRNHTIASANVTVLAPPSLVEWPESLTRPRAGTARFVCQAEGVPTPQITWFKNGNKVHSNGRIKMYNSKLVINQIIPEDDAIYQCQAANDLGSVLSMARLIVVMSEDRPSAPRNIRADTVSSSAILLAWEKPLFNSDKVIAYSVHYMKAEGLNNEEYQVVIGNDTTRYIIDDLEPARNYTFYVVAYMPMGASRMSDHVFQHTLEDVPLRAPELSLTSNSPSDIQVTWQPLPDKLSRGHILAYRLSYRTSAENTVTQMELPGQKTQHLLQNLQPDTIYLLRLAAATSVGWGEPSAWTSHRTPKASSAQVPGSPELHLEPLNCTTIVSRWQLGQRNAVSVQGYKLFYHEESQPESAPIQLRASVKSHTISGLDPRKKYHVKLLAYNFVGDGYQADQTISTPSCVSVRDRLVPPPPPPHNVYAKTNSSTAVFLHWGRPAFTSNHRVNYTVRCNPVGLQNASMVLYLQTGEQSLVVKELKPNTRYEFAIRLHIDQLSSPWSPVVYQSTLPEAPTKPPSNVKVTLIEEDTALVSWKSPDEPNMSVTQYTILYASKKEWLAGQWQVVQREGTITMALLENLKPGQVYLVKVSASNNMGDGPYSPAVELTALSSAQNPRLSHDSTMFSEGFYHLDQKSMTGITIGVCIALICIIICVFVLVCRGKNRKFSTVKHYGPADASSSSAMVRRGSQEQAENVDVTVPMMNHFIDAKGGTNLMINSLGPVQPHTEKKSKWFSLNKRDKASSKSLQSNRQQTLQYQPGTTVLTYNEELSMSRDQPVSLEALLGRPTDTEGSSGSEGSHGTGDSGRYSHDEMELTNLSSGPESRPPSLTGEDSGDNGLNRNPSELKDATRTNMEAIDVC from the exons ATGGCGCCCCTTAAAAGGATTTTAAATCAGCGTTTGGTGTTTTACATCGTCATTCTTCCAATCTCAG GCATTTTATGCTTTAGTGAGTTATTTTTTGTCAAGGAGCCCCAGGATGTCATAATAATGCGTAAAGAGTCAGTCATTTTGGACTGTCAAGTGCGTGGAGAGGCCCCCATTGATGTCCAGTGGCTCAAGAATGGACTAAAACTGGTGGAGAGTGAGAGGGTGTATCTGCTCTCCAATGGCTCCCTGTTTATTTCGGAGGTGGAGAACAGACGAGGAGACAAATCAGATGAAGGCTTTTACCAGTGCCTCGCTCAGAATAAATATGGAGCAATCCTGAGCCAGAAAGCCCGTGTTACAATCGCAA GTATCTCTGCTTTTGCAATCCAACCCACCTCCATAGTGGTCACTGAAGGCTCAGTGGCTCGATTTTCCTGTAAAATCAGTGCACACCCTCCTCCCATCATCACATGGGAGTTCAATCGTGTAACATTACCCCTCACTACTGAGAG AATCACAGTGCTGCCTAGTGGTGTGTTGCAAATTTATGGTGTACAACAAATGGACACTGGAAATTATCGCTGTATTGCCACAAACATTGCCAGCCGACGTCGAAGTGTTGAAGCAACCCTCACCGTTACTCCAG CCCCTAGCCCCCAGCTCCCTCAGAGGCCACGCATTATTACTGGGCCACAGAATATCTCGGTAGCAGTGCACCAGAACGCCATTCTCGAATGCATGGCCACAGGCAACCCACGACCCATCATCTCATGGAGCCGAGCGGACAGCAAATCCATTGATGTTTACAACACAAAAGTGCTGGGAAATGGCAACCTGATGATCTCTGACATCAAGCCTCAACACGAAGGGGTCTATCTGTGCAGAGCCACTACCCCTGGCACCCGAAACCACACCATCGCCTCGGCCAATGTCACTGTACTCg CCCCACCATCCCTTGTTGAATGGCCAGAGAGTCTGACCCGTCCACGTGCCGGTACAGCTCGCTTTGTGTGCCAAGCTGAAGGGGTCCCAACTCCTCAAATCACTTGGTTCAAGAACGGCAACAAAGTCCATTCTAATGGCCGCATCAAGATGTACAACAG CAAACTGGTCATCAACCAAATCATCCCAGAAGATGATGCTATTTACCAGTGTCAGGCGGCGAATGACCTGGGCTCTGTTTTGTCTATGGCACGTCTCATTGTGGTGATGTCAGAGGATCGCCCGAGCGCGCCTCGCAACATCAGAGCTGACACTGTGTCCAGCTCTGCCATCCTGCTAGCCTGGGAAAAACCTCTGTTCAACTCAGATAAAGTTATCGCCTATTCTGTGCATTATATGAAGGCTGAAG GGTTAAACAATGAGGAATATCAAGTGGTCATTGGAAATGATACAACTCGATACATTATTGATGATCTGGAGCCAGCTCGTAACTATACTTTCTACGTGGTGGCCTACATGCCAATGGGAGCCAGCCGCATGTCAGACCATGTGTTTCAGCACACACTCGAGGATG TTCCCCTGCGAGCCCCCGAGCTCAGCCTTACAAGCAACAGCCCCTCAGACATTCAGGTAACTTGGCAACCACTCCCTGACAAACTGAGTCGAGGGCACATCTTGGCCTACCGCTTGTCGTACCGCACCAGTGCTGagaacacagttacacagatgGAGCTTCCGGGACAGAAAACTCAGCATCTCCTGCAAAACCTGCAGCCGGACACCATATACCTCCTGAGGCTTGCTGCGGCCACCAGTGTGGGGTGGGGCGAGCCCTCAGCCTGGACCTCCCACCGCACACCAAAGGCATCTAGTGCTCAGG TTCCTGGATCTCCTGAGCTACATTTGGAGCCCCTTAACTGTACCACTATAGTCTCCCGTTGGCAGCTGGGGCAGAGAAACGCAGTCAGTGTCCAGGGCTACAAACTGTTTTACCACGAGGAGAGCCAGCCTGAGAGTGCCCCAATACAGCTCCGCGCCTCCGTCAAATCACACACCATCAGCGGTCTCG ACCCAAGGAAGAAGTACCATGTAAAACTTCTAGCCTACAACTTTGTCGGAGATGGTTACCAGGCTGACCAGACCATTAGTACTCCgagctgtgtct CTGTCCGAGATCGCCTGGTGCcccctccgccccctcctcacaATGTTTACGCCAAAACCAACAGCTCCACAGCCGTGTTTCTGCACTGGGGCCGCCCCGCCTTCACCTCCAACCATCGAGTCAACTACACTGTCCGCTGCAATCCTGTAGGCTTGCAAAATGCCTCTATGGTGCTCTACCTTCAAAC GGGCGAGCAAAGTCTTGTGGTGAAAGAGCTTAAGCCAAACACCAGGTATGAATTTGCGATCCGTCTTCATATTGACCAGTTGTCAAGCCCCTGGAGTCCTGTAGTTTATCAAAGCACTTTGCCTGAAG CTCCAACAAAGCCCCCATCTAATGTTAAAGTCACTCTGATTGAGGAGGACACAGCTCTTGTCTCGTGGAAAAGTCCAGATGAGCCAAACATGTCGGTGACGCAGTACACCATCCTCTACGCCTCTAAAAAGGAGTGGCTCGCAGGCCAGTGGCAGGTCGTACAAAGAGAGG GGACCATCACGATGGCACTCCTAGAGAACCTGAAGCCTGGTCAGGTGTATTTGGTCAAAGTTTCTGCCTCCAACAACATGGGCGATGGGCCGTACTCGCCGGCTGTGGAACTGACCGCTTTGTCCTCAGCACAAAACCCACGTCTCTCCCATGACTCCACAA TGTTTTCTGAAGGTTTCTACCACCTGGACCAGAAGTCTATGACTGGGATCACCATTGGAGTCTGCATTGCACTCATTTGTATCATCATCTGTGTTTTCGTCCTTGTCTGTCGAGGAAAAAACAG GAAATTTTCAACAGTGAAGCATTATGGACCAGCAGACGCTTCCTCCTCGTCAGCGATGGTCCGACGTGGATCGCAAGAACAGGCTGAAAATGTAGATGTGACTGTGCCCATGATGAACCACTTCATTGATGCCAAG gGCGGAACAAACCTTATGATCAACTCGCTTGGTCCTGTTCAACCGCATactgaaaagaaaagtaaatggttttctttaaacaagagagataAAGCAAGCAGCAAATCTCTGCAG AGCAACAGACAACAGACCTTGCAGTACCAGCCCGGCACCACAGTTCTGACTTACAATGAAGAGCTGTCCATGTCTCGAGACCAGCCGGTATCTTTGGAGGCTTTACTTGGACGTCCCACAGACACTGAAGGCTCGTCTGGTAGTGAGGGCAGCCACGGGACGGGTGACTCTGGACGCTACTCTCACGACGAGATGGAGCTCACTAACCTGTCGTCTGGTCCAGAGAGTCGGCCGCCATCTTTGACTGGTGAAGACAGTGGGGACAATGGCCTGAATCGAAACCCAAGTGAACTGAAGGACGCTACAAGGACCAACATGGAGGCTATTGACGTGTGTTGA
- the nedd4a gene encoding E3 ubiquitin-protein ligase NEDD4-like isoform X2, whose amino-acid sequence MATLSPQIRGLPTDEDDTRILKVKVIAGIGLAKKDILGASDPYTRLSLYDPVNGEITSLQTKTIKKTLDPKWNEEFFFRVDPNKHRLLLEVFDENRLTRDDFLGQVDVPLNQIPTENPNSERPYTFKDFLLHPRSHKSRVKGHLRLKMTYLPKNPDQSQDPADQTEDVDPGWEFLESQDMSGPRQSQILPALPPGWEERQDNLGRTYYVNHESRTTQWQRPTMQENDGELQRRQSNNVEAEHAFNTRRQISDPDDQNTQELPESWEVIPEDSISYQNNNQLSSPRPQSPAEIHSICNDMSNIHVSGATAAERHSSCQNHTSNSRHSSQRGSARTSTSTGEELPVNSVPLPSSTGLPAGWEEKRDNKGRRYYVNHLSRTTTWTRPVVQRAPEAPSPQRVAGLPQNPGALQAPPSVEESPQPAVGPEPTPESGSLPTGWEVRSAPNGRPFFIDHNTKTTTWEDPRFRVPVQMRRRVSLDPSDLGALPPGWEERVHSDGRIFYIDHNTRTTQWEDPRLQNSAITGPAVPYSRDYKQKYDYFRKKLKKPADIPNRFEMKLRRTAVLEDSYRRILSVKRPELLKARLWVEFEGEKGLDYGGVAREWFFLMSREMFNPYYGLFEYSATDNYTLQINPNSGLCNEDHLTYFKFIGRVAGMAVFHGKLLDAFFIRPFYKMMLQKPINLQDMESVDSEYFNSLMWILENDPTDLDLRFTVDEELFGQTHQHELKLGGAEIVVTNENKKEYIHLVIQWRFVNRVQKQMTAFKEGFFELIPQDVIKIFDENELELLMCGLGDVDVNDWKENTKYKNGYCSNHVVIQWFWKTVLLMDAEKRIRLLQFVTGTSRVPMNGFAELYGSNGPQLFTIEQWGTREKLPRAHTCFNRLDLPPYESFEELREKLNIAIENAQGFDGVD is encoded by the exons ATGGCTACCCTTTCTCCGCAGATCCGAGGACTTCCTACAGATGAG GATGACACCAGAATCCTCAAAGTCAAAGTCATTGCTGGAATTGGCTTGGCAAAAAAAGACATACTGGGAGCCAG TGATCCCTACACAAGATTGTCTCTGTATGATCCAGTAAATGGAGAAATAACAAGTCTTCAaactaaaacaattaaaaag ACCCTAGATCCAAAGTGGAATGAAGAATTCTTTTTCAGA GTTGATCCCAATAAGCATCGCCTTCTACTGGAAGTATTTGATGAGAATCGTCTG ACGCGCGATGACTTTTTAGGTCAGGTGGATGTGCCTCTGAATCAGATTCCG acagaaaaTCCTAATTCAGAAAGACCATACACATTCAAAGATTTTCTGCTTCACCCTCGAAG TCACAAGTCAAGGGTTAAGGGTCATCTCCGGCTAAAAATGACATACCTTCCTAAAAACCCAGACCAAAGCCAGGACCCTGCTGATCAAACTGAAGATGTGGAT CCTGGTTGGGAGTTTCTTGAGTCGCAGGACATGTCAGGTCCTAGACAAAGCCAGATTCTTCCTGCTCTTCCCCCTGGCTGGGAGGAACGGCAGGACAACCTTGGCAGAACCTACTATGTCAACCATGAAAGCAGGACTACACAGTGGCAGCGACCTACAATGCA GGAAAATGATGGGGAACTACAGAggagacaaagcaataatgtggAAGCAGAGCATGCATTTAACACACGTAGACAGATTTCAGACCCTGACGACCAGAACACGCAAGAGTTGCCAGAG AGTTGGGAGGTCATACCTGAGGATTCCATCTCATATCAAAACAATAACCAGCTATCATCACCTCGACCTCAATCACCAGCCGAGATTCATTCAATTTGCAATGATATGAGCAACATTCACGTTTCAGGGGCAACAGCTGCTGAACGGCACAGCTCCTGTCAG AATCACACAAGTAACTCTCGTCATTCCAGTCAACGAGGCAGTGCCCGAACCTCAACCTCAACAGGGGAGGAGCTTCCTGTTAACTCCGTG CCTCTTCCATCTTCAACTGGGTTACCTGCGGGCTGGGAGGAGAAGCGGGACAACAAAGGAAGACGCTACTATGTGAACCACCTTAGCAGAACCACCACGTGGACTCGTCCTGTTGTTCAG agaGCTCCTGAAGCCCCTTCACCTCAGAGGGTGGCAGGTTTACCTCAAAACCCTGGAGCATTGCAGGCTCCACCTTCTGTAGAAGAGTCCCCTCAACCAGCTGTAGGCCCAGAGCCCACTCCTGAGTCAGGATCATTGCCCACAGGTTGGGAGGTTCGCAGTGCTCCCAATGGGAGACCCTTTTTCATTGACCATAACACAAAAACGACCACTTGG GAAGACCCACGGTTCAGGGTTCCTGtgcagatgaggaggagggtctCACTCGACCCTTCAGATCTCGGCGCTCTGCCG CCTGGTTGGGAGGAAAGAGTTCATTCTGATGGCCGCATATTCTACATAGATCATA ACACAAGAACCACACAATGGGAGGATCCCAGATTGCAGAATTCAGCCATAACTGGACCA gcaGTGCCGTATTCCAGAGACTACAAACAGAAGTACGATTATTTCAGAAAGAAACTAAAGAAACCA GCTGATATCCCAAACCGTTTTGAGATGAAGCTCAGACGAACCGCGGTGCTGGAGGACTCCTACAGGCGAATCCTGTCTGTGAAACGGCCAGAACTGCTGAAGGCGCGTCTGTGGGTGGAGTTTGAGGGAGAGAAGGGTCTGGACTATGGGGGTGTGGCCAGAGAGTGGTTCTTCCTTATGTCTAGAGAAATGTTCAATCCTTACTATGGGCTCTTTGAATATTCCGCCAC GGACAACTACACTCTGCAGATCAATCCAAACTCAGGTTTATGCAATGAAGACCACCTCACATACTTTAAGTTTATCGGGCGTGTTGCAGGCATGGCTGTATTTCATGGCAAACTTCTTGATG ctTTCTTCATTCGACCTTTTTATAAAATGATGCTGCAAAAACCAATTAATCTTCAGGATATGGAGTCAGTT GACAGTGAATATTTTAACTCATTGATGTGGATTTTGGAGAATGACCCCACAGACTTGGACTTGAGGTTCACTGTTGATGAGGAGCTCTTTGGACAG ACTCATCAGCATGAACTAAAGCTCGGTGGTGCAGAAATTGTGGTGACCAATGAAAACAAGAAAGAATACATCCA tttgGTGATACAGTGGAGGTTTGTAAACAGAGTACAAAAACAAATGACTGCTTTCAAAGAG GGCTTCTTTGAGTTGATTCCACAGGATGTTATTAAGATTTTTGATGAGAATGAGCTGGAG CTTCTCATGTGTGGATTAGGCGATGTGGATGTGAATGActggaaagaaaacacaaagtaCAAGAATGGTTACTGCTCCAACCATGTGGTGATCCAATGGTTTTGGAAA aCAGTGCTGCTGATGGATGCCGAGAAGAGAATCAGACTATTACAGTTTGTCACAGGCACCTCCAGAGTCCCCATGAATGGATTTGCTGAACTCTATG GCTCTAATGGACCACAGCTTTTCACCATAGAGCAGTGGGGAACACGTGAAAAATTACCTCGGGCCCACACATG cTTTAATCGACTAGACCTGCCTCCTTATGAGTCTTTTGAAGAACTGAGAGAGAAACTGAACATTGCCATTGAGAATGCCCAAGGCTTTGACGGCGTGGATTAG
- the nedd4a gene encoding E3 ubiquitin-protein ligase NEDD4-like isoform X1, translated as MATLSPQIRGLPTDEDDTRILKVKVIAGIGLAKKDILGASDPYTRLSLYDPVNGEITSLQTKTIKKTLDPKWNEEFFFRVDPNKHRLLLEVFDENRLTRDDFLGQVDVPLNQIPTENPNSERPYTFKDFLLHPRSHKSRVKGHLRLKMTYLPKNPDQSQDPADQTEDVDQPGWEFLESQDMSGPRQSQILPALPPGWEERQDNLGRTYYVNHESRTTQWQRPTMQENDGELQRRQSNNVEAEHAFNTRRQISDPDDQNTQELPESWEVIPEDSISYQNNNQLSSPRPQSPAEIHSICNDMSNIHVSGATAAERHSSCQNHTSNSRHSSQRGSARTSTSTGEELPVNSVPLPSSTGLPAGWEEKRDNKGRRYYVNHLSRTTTWTRPVVQRAPEAPSPQRVAGLPQNPGALQAPPSVEESPQPAVGPEPTPESGSLPTGWEVRSAPNGRPFFIDHNTKTTTWEDPRFRVPVQMRRRVSLDPSDLGALPPGWEERVHSDGRIFYIDHNTRTTQWEDPRLQNSAITGPAVPYSRDYKQKYDYFRKKLKKPADIPNRFEMKLRRTAVLEDSYRRILSVKRPELLKARLWVEFEGEKGLDYGGVAREWFFLMSREMFNPYYGLFEYSATDNYTLQINPNSGLCNEDHLTYFKFIGRVAGMAVFHGKLLDAFFIRPFYKMMLQKPINLQDMESVDSEYFNSLMWILENDPTDLDLRFTVDEELFGQTHQHELKLGGAEIVVTNENKKEYIHLVIQWRFVNRVQKQMTAFKEGFFELIPQDVIKIFDENELELLMCGLGDVDVNDWKENTKYKNGYCSNHVVIQWFWKTVLLMDAEKRIRLLQFVTGTSRVPMNGFAELYGSNGPQLFTIEQWGTREKLPRAHTCFNRLDLPPYESFEELREKLNIAIENAQGFDGVD; from the exons ATGGCTACCCTTTCTCCGCAGATCCGAGGACTTCCTACAGATGAG GATGACACCAGAATCCTCAAAGTCAAAGTCATTGCTGGAATTGGCTTGGCAAAAAAAGACATACTGGGAGCCAG TGATCCCTACACAAGATTGTCTCTGTATGATCCAGTAAATGGAGAAATAACAAGTCTTCAaactaaaacaattaaaaag ACCCTAGATCCAAAGTGGAATGAAGAATTCTTTTTCAGA GTTGATCCCAATAAGCATCGCCTTCTACTGGAAGTATTTGATGAGAATCGTCTG ACGCGCGATGACTTTTTAGGTCAGGTGGATGTGCCTCTGAATCAGATTCCG acagaaaaTCCTAATTCAGAAAGACCATACACATTCAAAGATTTTCTGCTTCACCCTCGAAG TCACAAGTCAAGGGTTAAGGGTCATCTCCGGCTAAAAATGACATACCTTCCTAAAAACCCAGACCAAAGCCAGGACCCTGCTGATCAAACTGAAGATGTGGAT CAGCCTGGTTGGGAGTTTCTTGAGTCGCAGGACATGTCAGGTCCTAGACAAAGCCAGATTCTTCCTGCTCTTCCCCCTGGCTGGGAGGAACGGCAGGACAACCTTGGCAGAACCTACTATGTCAACCATGAAAGCAGGACTACACAGTGGCAGCGACCTACAATGCA GGAAAATGATGGGGAACTACAGAggagacaaagcaataatgtggAAGCAGAGCATGCATTTAACACACGTAGACAGATTTCAGACCCTGACGACCAGAACACGCAAGAGTTGCCAGAG AGTTGGGAGGTCATACCTGAGGATTCCATCTCATATCAAAACAATAACCAGCTATCATCACCTCGACCTCAATCACCAGCCGAGATTCATTCAATTTGCAATGATATGAGCAACATTCACGTTTCAGGGGCAACAGCTGCTGAACGGCACAGCTCCTGTCAG AATCACACAAGTAACTCTCGTCATTCCAGTCAACGAGGCAGTGCCCGAACCTCAACCTCAACAGGGGAGGAGCTTCCTGTTAACTCCGTG CCTCTTCCATCTTCAACTGGGTTACCTGCGGGCTGGGAGGAGAAGCGGGACAACAAAGGAAGACGCTACTATGTGAACCACCTTAGCAGAACCACCACGTGGACTCGTCCTGTTGTTCAG agaGCTCCTGAAGCCCCTTCACCTCAGAGGGTGGCAGGTTTACCTCAAAACCCTGGAGCATTGCAGGCTCCACCTTCTGTAGAAGAGTCCCCTCAACCAGCTGTAGGCCCAGAGCCCACTCCTGAGTCAGGATCATTGCCCACAGGTTGGGAGGTTCGCAGTGCTCCCAATGGGAGACCCTTTTTCATTGACCATAACACAAAAACGACCACTTGG GAAGACCCACGGTTCAGGGTTCCTGtgcagatgaggaggagggtctCACTCGACCCTTCAGATCTCGGCGCTCTGCCG CCTGGTTGGGAGGAAAGAGTTCATTCTGATGGCCGCATATTCTACATAGATCATA ACACAAGAACCACACAATGGGAGGATCCCAGATTGCAGAATTCAGCCATAACTGGACCA gcaGTGCCGTATTCCAGAGACTACAAACAGAAGTACGATTATTTCAGAAAGAAACTAAAGAAACCA GCTGATATCCCAAACCGTTTTGAGATGAAGCTCAGACGAACCGCGGTGCTGGAGGACTCCTACAGGCGAATCCTGTCTGTGAAACGGCCAGAACTGCTGAAGGCGCGTCTGTGGGTGGAGTTTGAGGGAGAGAAGGGTCTGGACTATGGGGGTGTGGCCAGAGAGTGGTTCTTCCTTATGTCTAGAGAAATGTTCAATCCTTACTATGGGCTCTTTGAATATTCCGCCAC GGACAACTACACTCTGCAGATCAATCCAAACTCAGGTTTATGCAATGAAGACCACCTCACATACTTTAAGTTTATCGGGCGTGTTGCAGGCATGGCTGTATTTCATGGCAAACTTCTTGATG ctTTCTTCATTCGACCTTTTTATAAAATGATGCTGCAAAAACCAATTAATCTTCAGGATATGGAGTCAGTT GACAGTGAATATTTTAACTCATTGATGTGGATTTTGGAGAATGACCCCACAGACTTGGACTTGAGGTTCACTGTTGATGAGGAGCTCTTTGGACAG ACTCATCAGCATGAACTAAAGCTCGGTGGTGCAGAAATTGTGGTGACCAATGAAAACAAGAAAGAATACATCCA tttgGTGATACAGTGGAGGTTTGTAAACAGAGTACAAAAACAAATGACTGCTTTCAAAGAG GGCTTCTTTGAGTTGATTCCACAGGATGTTATTAAGATTTTTGATGAGAATGAGCTGGAG CTTCTCATGTGTGGATTAGGCGATGTGGATGTGAATGActggaaagaaaacacaaagtaCAAGAATGGTTACTGCTCCAACCATGTGGTGATCCAATGGTTTTGGAAA aCAGTGCTGCTGATGGATGCCGAGAAGAGAATCAGACTATTACAGTTTGTCACAGGCACCTCCAGAGTCCCCATGAATGGATTTGCTGAACTCTATG GCTCTAATGGACCACAGCTTTTCACCATAGAGCAGTGGGGAACACGTGAAAAATTACCTCGGGCCCACACATG cTTTAATCGACTAGACCTGCCTCCTTATGAGTCTTTTGAAGAACTGAGAGAGAAACTGAACATTGCCATTGAGAATGCCCAAGGCTTTGACGGCGTGGATTAG
- the LOC129456169 gene encoding uncharacterized protein LOC129456169 codes for MARQLRLHFASRRSNTDPLSESLSSHGEETGVSVSTHSPAESLAHTSVHLKVTPLSPENGILQQHSALFIPRINAGACSKKSVVQIALQPCGKPSGDVDGSTEEGEGGAGAGSDKGSCSSMASDPGYCSSNSIFEPESPEKQRTTQEHCILRCKSRVPLRRCSSLVIFPKSPCSTPPASPDSPVAIGANEISGDENTSCDGLSSVSGHLPPRGSCLACKAARNIVQFNKMEECNQVIEQSCALDRSNRHSSCVRLHVAHQKPVLPAKGATFEDFHRLPHPQEDQDALKKLKTSTSACIFSNKPPNKRKGASEKGQSHTRHAIQRSFSLEVPYSNTGISCHVSNPKLSSSYSPHVHIHLSPFCPNKLPYGINSHLITSPNKNTEVSIFVTYF; via the coding sequence ATGGCACGCCAGCTCCGCTTGCATTTTGCGTCAAGGAGAAGTAACACGGACCCTCTGTCAGAGAGCCTCAGCAGCCATGGTGAAGAGACTGGAGTCAGTGTGTCAACTCACAGCCCAGCGGAGAGCCTGGCACACACTTCTGTCCACCTAAAGGTGACTCCTCTGTCACCAGAAAATGGGATTTTACAACAGCATTCTGCGCTCTTTATACCCAGGATTAATGCTGGAGCATGTAGTAAAAAGAGTGTTGTACAGATTGCTTTGCAGCCGTGTGGAAAGCCCAGTGGGGATGTGGATGGCAGTACAGAAGaaggtgaaggaggagcaggCGCTGGGTCTGACAAGGGCTCATGCAGCAGTATGGCCAGTGATCCTGGCTACTGTAGCAGTAACAGCATCTTTGAACCAGAGTCTCCAGAAAAGCAGAGGACCACCCAGGAGCACTGCATACTGCGCTGTAAGTCCAGAGTACCCCTGAGACGCTGCTCCTCTTTGGTTATCTTTCCAAAAAGCCCATGCAGCACTCCACCAGCTTCTCCTGACAGCCCAGTTGCTATAGGGGCAAATGAAATCTCAGGAGATGAAAATACCAGTTGTGATGGACTTAGTTCAGTAAGTGGCCACCTTCCCCCAAGGGGGAGCTGTTTAGCCTGTAAGGCTGCTCGAAACATTGTACAGTTTAATAAAATGGAGGAATGTAATCAAGTAATTGAACAGTCTTGTGCGTTGGACAGATCAAATCGTCACTCGAGCTGCGTTCGACTGCATGTTGCTCATCAGAAACCCGTTTTACCTGCAAAAGGAGCTACTTTTGAGGATTTTCATAGACTTCCCCACCCTCAGGAAGATCAGGATGctttaaaaaaattgaaaacaaGCACATCTGCTtgtatattttcaaataaaccACCAAATAAGAGGAAGGGCGCCTCAGAAAAGGGACAGTCCCACACTCGTCATGCTATACAAAGGAGCTTCTCTCTTGAGGTGCCGTACTCCAATACTGGAATTTCTTGTCATGTTTCAAACCCAAAGCTCTCCAGTTCCTATTCTCCTCATGTGCACATCCATTTGTCTCCCTTTTGCCCAAATAAGTTGCCTTATGGCATTAATTCACACCTTATCACAAgtccaaacaaaaacactgaggttagtatttttgttacttatttctga